In Paracholeplasma morum, a single genomic region encodes these proteins:
- a CDS encoding alpha-amylase family glycosyl hydrolase, with protein MSKLLKLRETLANNKPSYPMNYSIPSMFNLFGHNAISVLSNGEHLVNPYDFLIDLIDQVLLKNYESAPTGSLSTIKGVKVSKSNKKMGGDWILKSTVYSMMIRTSTTWDHDRNGYIDENNIYHIKETGTFLKTLALLPLLDKMGVDSIYLLPISKFSLKNKKGELGSPYGVSNFFELDPSLSDPMVENNLSVDEQFQALVEAAHTLGMRVMIDIIPRTNATENDLIIDHPDWFYWIKSSDLSLYKPPYVDEIAERTVSPTSKFMPTVYKSPSVLNHIQMFQFDPQTQDSTKWSKLKKEYARKGGSILELVDKYYGLTIAPAFSDHINDIQPPWTDVTFFRMYMDHPIETSKYLKDKNTAPYILFDTIKSNLYPGHKPNVELWDTLSNIIPHYQKTYGIDGARIDMGHALPKELVNQIITTARAIDPDFAFIAEELNPDNAKHARKLGYNMIIGNGFSMEPHIWEGKLHHFYYKSVELDCAVFACGETHDTPRLAARDGGQNLSKFLTVMNMFMPNGVPFINSGQEVYEKQPMNTGIDPRPNELYMLEPNDPFYGKLALFDKFAIHYLNHMHNDISDNLAKIKPIRKKYLNVITDKNNYIPVHFLDGYNPVGFAYEAKNEILLIVGNANPFDAQHAKVDLSAIRKRFNIQQNEARLLYAMHESGPRMFYEFDENKNPYFFLGAGEVKILVFNK; from the coding sequence ATGTCTAAATTACTAAAACTCCGTGAAACCTTAGCTAATAACAAACCAAGTTACCCGATGAACTATTCTATTCCATCGATGTTTAACTTATTTGGCCATAATGCTATTTCGGTTTTAAGCAATGGGGAACACTTAGTGAACCCTTATGATTTTCTAATTGATTTAATTGATCAAGTATTATTAAAAAACTATGAAAGTGCCCCAACTGGTTCACTTTCAACAATCAAGGGTGTAAAAGTCTCTAAGTCTAATAAGAAAATGGGTGGAGACTGGATTCTAAAATCTACTGTCTACTCAATGATGATTAGAACTTCTACAACTTGGGACCATGATAGAAATGGTTATATCGATGAAAACAATATTTACCACATCAAAGAAACTGGTACGTTCTTAAAAACACTTGCGTTACTCCCACTTCTAGACAAGATGGGCGTAGACTCAATTTACTTACTACCTATTTCAAAATTTTCATTAAAAAATAAAAAAGGTGAACTAGGATCTCCTTATGGCGTTTCAAACTTCTTTGAACTAGATCCTTCATTATCCGATCCAATGGTTGAAAATAACCTTTCAGTAGATGAACAGTTCCAAGCGCTTGTTGAAGCTGCACATACATTAGGCATGCGCGTGATGATTGATATTATTCCACGTACTAATGCTACTGAAAATGATTTAATCATAGATCATCCAGATTGGTTCTATTGGATTAAATCCAGTGACCTCAGCTTATACAAACCTCCATATGTTGACGAAATTGCTGAACGTACAGTTTCACCAACTTCTAAATTTATGCCAACTGTATATAAGAGCCCATCAGTTCTAAATCACATCCAAATGTTCCAATTTGACCCTCAAACACAAGATAGCACTAAGTGGTCAAAACTAAAAAAAGAATATGCTAGAAAAGGCGGTTCCATTCTCGAGCTAGTTGATAAATATTATGGCCTTACCATCGCACCAGCTTTCTCAGACCATATTAACGATATTCAACCACCTTGGACAGACGTCACATTCTTCAGAATGTATATGGACCATCCAATCGAAACATCAAAATACCTAAAAGATAAAAATACTGCGCCGTATATTCTATTTGACACGATCAAGTCAAACTTATATCCAGGTCATAAACCAAATGTCGAATTGTGGGATACATTATCAAATATTATTCCTCATTACCAAAAGACTTATGGTATCGATGGTGCGAGAATTGACATGGGGCATGCTTTACCAAAAGAACTTGTTAACCAAATCATTACAACCGCTAGAGCTATTGACCCCGACTTCGCATTCATTGCTGAGGAATTAAACCCAGATAATGCTAAACATGCAAGAAAACTTGGTTACAATATGATTATTGGTAACGGATTCTCTATGGAACCACATATTTGGGAAGGCAAACTTCACCACTTCTACTATAAATCTGTTGAATTAGATTGTGCTGTATTCGCTTGTGGTGAAACGCACGATACACCAAGATTAGCTGCACGAGATGGTGGACAAAACCTATCCAAGTTCTTAACCGTTATGAATATGTTCATGCCAAACGGTGTGCCATTCATTAACTCCGGTCAAGAGGTTTATGAAAAACAACCAATGAATACAGGTATTGATCCAAGACCTAATGAGTTATACATGCTTGAGCCAAACGATCCTTTCTATGGCAAACTTGCTTTATTTGATAAATTCGCTATTCATTATCTAAATCACATGCACAATGATATTTCAGATAACTTAGCCAAAATCAAACCAATTCGTAAAAAGTATCTAAATGTTATTACCGACAAGAATAACTATATTCCAGTTCACTTCTTAGATGGGTATAATCCAGTTGGATTTGCCTATGAAGCAAAGAATGAAATTCTATTAATCGTTGGTAACGCTAATCCATTTGATGCACAACATGCAAAAGTTGACTTGTCAGCAATTCGCAAACGTTTCAACATTCAACAAAATGAAGCTAGATTACTTTATGCAATGCATGAATCTGGCCCAAGAATGTTCTATGAATTTGATGAAAATAAAAACCCTTACTTCTTCTTAGGAGCAGGCGAAGTCAAAATTCTAGTATTCAATAAATAA
- the gpmI gene encoding 2,3-bisphosphoglycerate-independent phosphoglycerate mutase: MSNKKFVGLIILDGQGLAPASDSNSVTLAHKPNLDHILSEFPNSTLQASEEAVGLPEGQMGNSEVGHLNLGAGRVVYQSLTRINVAIKDGSFYENKSFLDAIEHVKKHNSKLHILGLAGNGGVHASSQHIIALINLANKHGLEQKTFYHAFLDGRDTPQTSGLAFVKELIEAGARISTVSGRYYAMDRDNNWDRLQKAFDAMTIGNAPEKDCPIYGITESYEAGITDEFMLPFVVNRKGLIEDNDAIIFANFRPDRAIRIATAFSNPEGVKNYYSEGKATFDASHAPKNIHFVSMMHYNESVKGAIAFPLQDLQNIYGQVISNAGLKQLRAAETEKYAHVTFFFDGGADYELPGAKRILVQSPKVPTYDLKPEMSAYELTDEVVKALETKEYDTMILNFANPDMVGHTGSIEATKLAVEAVDKCLGRVLEAIDKIGGVAIVLADHGNAEKMRDEFGKPHTAHTTNLVPVVVTKKGITLRQGGALCDVAPTMLDILGVAQPKEMTGKSLINKN, encoded by the coding sequence ATGAGTAATAAAAAATTTGTTGGATTAATCATCCTAGATGGGCAAGGTTTAGCTCCAGCTAGTGACTCCAATTCAGTCACTTTAGCACATAAACCAAATTTAGATCATATTTTAAGTGAATTTCCTAACTCAACATTACAAGCTTCTGAAGAAGCAGTTGGCCTACCTGAAGGGCAAATGGGCAACAGTGAAGTTGGACATTTAAACTTAGGTGCTGGTAGAGTAGTGTATCAATCCTTAACTAGAATCAATGTTGCGATCAAAGACGGTTCTTTTTATGAAAATAAGTCTTTTTTAGATGCCATTGAACATGTTAAGAAACACAATTCAAAACTACACATTTTAGGTCTTGCTGGTAACGGTGGTGTTCACGCATCTAGCCAACACATCATTGCGTTAATTAACTTAGCAAATAAACATGGTCTAGAACAAAAAACTTTCTACCATGCTTTCTTAGATGGTAGAGATACCCCTCAAACATCTGGATTAGCTTTCGTTAAAGAGTTAATTGAAGCAGGCGCAAGAATTTCAACTGTATCTGGTCGTTACTATGCAATGGACAGAGACAATAACTGGGACCGTCTTCAAAAAGCATTCGATGCAATGACCATCGGAAATGCCCCAGAAAAGGATTGCCCAATTTATGGTATTACTGAATCTTATGAAGCAGGTATCACTGATGAGTTCATGTTGCCGTTTGTGGTTAACAGAAAAGGCTTAATCGAAGACAACGATGCGATTATATTCGCTAACTTCCGCCCTGATAGAGCGATTAGAATTGCAACTGCATTCTCTAACCCAGAAGGCGTAAAAAACTACTACTCTGAAGGCAAAGCAACTTTTGATGCATCTCATGCACCAAAGAATATCCACTTTGTATCCATGATGCATTATAATGAGTCTGTTAAAGGGGCGATCGCGTTCCCACTTCAAGACTTACAAAACATTTATGGTCAAGTCATCTCAAACGCTGGATTGAAACAACTAAGAGCTGCAGAAACTGAAAAATATGCACACGTTACGTTCTTCTTTGATGGTGGTGCCGACTATGAGTTACCAGGTGCTAAACGTATTTTAGTTCAAAGTCCAAAAGTACCAACATATGATTTAAAACCAGAGATGAGTGCTTACGAATTAACGGATGAAGTCGTCAAGGCTTTAGAAACTAAAGAATATGACACAATGATTCTAAACTTCGCAAACCCTGATATGGTTGGTCATACTGGTTCCATTGAAGCTACAAAATTAGCTGTTGAAGCAGTCGACAAATGTTTGGGTAGAGTATTAGAAGCAATCGACAAGATTGGCGGGGTTGCAATCGTGTTGGCTGACCATGGTAACGCAGAAAAAATGCGTGACGAATTCGGAAAACCGCACACTGCTCATACTACTAACCTAGTTCCTGTGGTTGTTACGAAAAAAGGCATTACACTTCGTCAAGGTGGCGCTTTATGTGATGTTGCTCCAACGATGTTAGACATCCTCGGTGTTGCTCAACCTAAAGAAATGACGGGCAAATCATTAATTAACAAAAACTAA
- a CDS encoding DUF3137 domain-containing protein, which yields MGFVVIGFGIVLTIITPSMFKKLSNSYKESYVKEAILSSITNATYDTQRGFSKEEVYNAGVLLKQDRFSSEDMITGYINDHYFRCADVHLQDVRSNGKTTTVVTIFRGRYYEITTERIFPEPIHILNNNTTLFGKRNSLEKIELEWIDFNKMVDVFSSSQFETFKLLKPNVMEQIVHLKKKYNKLVMGFIGNKVILAINNQKDAFDLKMFRPFNDHYIKEIKDEFKELEEMISVLENILN from the coding sequence ATGGGTTTTGTTGTAATTGGTTTTGGAATAGTATTGACGATTATTACGCCTAGTATGTTTAAAAAACTGAGCAATAGTTATAAAGAGTCTTATGTTAAAGAAGCAATTCTATCTTCAATTACTAATGCGACATATGATACACAAAGAGGGTTTTCAAAAGAAGAGGTTTACAATGCGGGCGTATTGTTAAAACAGGACCGCTTTAGCAGTGAAGATATGATAACTGGGTATATTAACGATCATTATTTTAGATGTGCTGATGTCCATCTTCAAGACGTCAGAAGCAATGGTAAAACCACAACGGTTGTGACGATTTTTAGAGGCAGATACTATGAGATTACCACTGAAAGAATCTTTCCTGAACCGATTCATATATTAAATAATAATACAACCCTTTTTGGGAAGCGAAATAGTCTTGAGAAAATCGAACTTGAATGGATCGATTTTAACAAGATGGTTGATGTATTTAGCAGTAGTCAATTCGAAACATTTAAACTACTTAAGCCAAATGTTATGGAACAAATCGTTCATTTGAAAAAGAAGTATAACAAACTCGTAATGGGGTTTATAGGTAATAAAGTCATACTTGCAATCAATAACCAAAAAGACGCTTTTGATTTAAAAATGTTTCGTCCATTTAATGACCATTACATCAAAGAAATTAAGGATGAATTCAAGGAGTTAGAGGAAATGATCAGTGTTTTAGAAAACATTTTGAATTGA
- the eno gene encoding phosphopyruvate hydratase, producing MPFITDVYAREVLDSRGNPTVEVEVYTESGAFGRAIVPSGASTGEYEAVELRDGDKKRYLGKGTTKAVENVNEIIAPEVIGYAVTDQVAIDKLMIELDGTHNKAKLGANAILGVSMAVARAAADFLGVSLYNYLGGFNAKQLPVPMMNIINGGAHADNNIDFQEFMILPVGAKSFKQAIQWGTEVFHNLKSVLKSKGYNTAVGDEGGFAPNLGSNEEAIQVILEAIKKAGFEAGKDIFLGMDVAASEFYNAETKKYVLEGEGGKAFTSKELVDFYVGLVDKYPIITIEDGFDQNDWDGWKLMTEALGSKIQLVGDDLFVTNTERLAVGIEKGIANSILIKVNQIGTLTETFDAMEMAKRAGYTAVVSHRSGETEDTTIADIVVAFNAGQIKTGSASRTDRIAKYNQLLRIEDELGETAQFHGLKSFYNLKK from the coding sequence ATGCCATTTATTACAGATGTGTATGCAAGAGAAGTATTAGATTCACGCGGTAATCCTACTGTTGAAGTAGAAGTTTACACAGAAAGTGGCGCATTCGGTAGAGCAATCGTTCCATCAGGTGCATCCACAGGTGAATACGAAGCTGTTGAATTAAGAGACGGCGACAAAAAAAGATATTTAGGAAAAGGTACTACAAAAGCAGTTGAAAACGTAAACGAAATCATCGCTCCAGAAGTGATTGGTTATGCGGTTACTGACCAAGTTGCAATCGACAAATTAATGATCGAACTAGACGGTACTCACAACAAAGCTAAATTGGGTGCAAACGCAATTTTAGGTGTTTCAATGGCAGTAGCAAGAGCAGCTGCAGACTTCCTAGGTGTGTCACTTTATAACTACTTAGGTGGTTTCAATGCGAAACAACTTCCAGTACCAATGATGAACATCATCAATGGTGGTGCGCATGCTGACAACAACATCGACTTCCAAGAATTCATGATTCTTCCAGTTGGTGCAAAGAGCTTTAAACAAGCTATCCAATGGGGTACTGAAGTATTCCATAACTTAAAGAGTGTATTAAAATCAAAAGGCTACAACACAGCTGTAGGTGATGAAGGTGGATTTGCACCAAACCTAGGCTCAAATGAAGAAGCTATCCAAGTTATTCTTGAAGCAATCAAAAAAGCTGGCTTTGAAGCTGGTAAAGATATTTTCTTAGGTATGGACGTTGCTGCATCAGAATTCTACAACGCTGAAACTAAGAAATATGTATTAGAAGGCGAAGGCGGAAAAGCATTCACTTCTAAAGAATTAGTTGATTTCTATGTAGGTTTAGTTGACAAATATCCAATTATCACAATCGAAGACGGTTTCGACCAAAACGACTGGGATGGATGGAAATTAATGACTGAAGCATTAGGATCTAAAATCCAATTAGTTGGTGACGACCTATTCGTTACAAACACTGAAAGATTAGCAGTAGGTATCGAAAAAGGTATCGCTAACTCAATCTTAATCAAAGTAAACCAAATCGGTACTTTAACAGAAACATTCGACGCTATGGAAATGGCTAAGAGAGCTGGTTATACAGCAGTTGTTTCTCACAGATCTGGTGAAACAGAAGATACAACAATCGCAGACATCGTTGTTGCGTTCAATGCGGGTCAAATTAAGACAGGCTCAGCATCACGTACAGACAGAATTGCTAAGTACAACCAATTACTTCGTATCGAAGATGAATTAGGTGAAACTGCGCAATTCCACGGTTTAAAATCATTCTATAACTTAAAAAAATAG
- a CDS encoding helix-turn-helix transcriptional regulator, which yields MEITKLLVFMDNLRYARKVSQEDYLLDIVSQRQYYRYVNGDSLPPFDIIIKLSERLGMSFERLINQFIEASDDENKHVKAFFNLVISRKDSEALKLFDGFSKQRLLENANHKFIIIGKSILDYNRDRMPKHELIRILKEQIDFASIMKSEILQDLELYILGLVMQYSDEDRKPILKRILYLNKENKLYTSGNRLYISQVYFWVLKNLGVEKRYDDLLQIADDAILFAKSEYSVYLLEYFYYYKALAYYKKKDLPSFEAVLFDCISVLKVSNMRTYEHFKEMILKDTKIHIDDFYVLKIKIK from the coding sequence ATGGAAATTACCAAACTTTTAGTCTTTATGGACAACTTAAGATACGCTAGAAAGGTCTCTCAAGAAGACTACTTGCTAGACATTGTTTCTCAAAGACAGTATTACAGATACGTCAATGGTGATTCATTACCACCATTTGACATCATCATCAAACTGTCTGAACGGTTGGGAATGAGTTTTGAAAGATTAATCAATCAGTTTATCGAAGCATCTGATGATGAAAACAAACACGTAAAAGCTTTCTTCAATTTGGTTATTTCTAGGAAAGATTCTGAAGCACTTAAACTATTTGATGGTTTCTCAAAACAGAGATTACTCGAAAATGCCAACCATAAATTCATCATTATTGGTAAGAGCATACTGGACTATAATAGGGACCGAATGCCAAAACATGAATTAATCCGAATCTTGAAAGAACAAATCGACTTCGCAAGCATCATGAAGAGTGAGATTTTGCAGGATTTAGAACTCTATATTTTGGGGTTGGTTATGCAATACAGCGATGAAGATAGAAAACCTATTCTAAAACGCATTCTCTACTTAAACAAGGAGAATAAACTCTATACTTCTGGAAACCGACTTTATATTTCTCAAGTGTACTTTTGGGTTTTAAAGAATCTGGGTGTAGAAAAACGTTATGATGATTTATTGCAGATTGCCGATGATGCAATTCTATTCGCGAAAAGTGAATATTCAGTCTATTTACTCGAATATTTCTACTACTATAAGGCATTAGCATACTACAAGAAAAAAGACCTACCTTCATTCGAGGCGGTCCTATTTGACTGTATTAGTGTCTTAAAGGTGTCCAATATGCGCACCTATGAACATTTTAAAGAAATGATTCTAAAAGATACTAAGATCCACATTGATGATTTTTACGTTTTAAAAATAAAAATTAAATAA
- the rnr gene encoding ribonuclease R translates to MILLKLFKDSKAYRFDELLEITQMDVISLTEALDQLVSQKRLDYKNDLYQLRPNYRVGFLDVKNQGFAFLLQEKDDLFIYEEDLGLSLDGDLVLVHVGVKNKVVDVLERTVKQIVVHVKKVNQTVMFLPIKPFRLQIEVEEKDFIGGEVLLIEIQSYEGKKAIGQIVQCLGFETDPGMDILELVYEANWPYEFSQETLKEADEIESIDTMPRRVVENELIVTIDGKDAKDLDDAISLKKDGTDYILAVHIADVSAYVRPNSFMEKEAFERTTSVYLADRVIPMLPRRLSNDLCSLNADTLKKCLSVTMRLDAYGNPISHQIEQTWVKVNYRLNYDEVNDFLDNGSSLVNKEVEQTIKDMYQLSYILEEKRVDRGALNFKSLEFKYETDEMGHIIDIHPYVTGKGQALIESFMVLANETVSLHLSSLELPCIYRVHDKPDPDKLIQVMQMVKELGLKIPKVNHITPKTLQNILNKLEGHPLELVFHTLFLRSMQKAEYSGKNIGHYGLASKYYSHFTSPIRRYPDLLLHRLIKAFLIDTTDFDKNYQYYEAYVNVASERCSVMERKADELERETDKLKTTQFMANKVNQSFKAVISSVTKAGLFVRLENGIEGLCPMRMMNDYYYFDEKALTLKGKDTKQLFKIGQEVEVKLKDVDVKLRQLTFIVKEEKKYERKYSRPKQKGKA, encoded by the coding sequence ATGATACTATTAAAATTATTTAAGGATAGTAAAGCCTATCGCTTCGATGAACTTTTGGAAATAACTCAAATGGATGTTATTTCGCTAACGGAAGCGCTAGACCAGTTAGTAAGTCAAAAAAGACTAGACTACAAAAACGACCTATATCAATTAAGACCTAACTATAGAGTGGGCTTTTTGGATGTAAAGAACCAAGGCTTTGCCTTTTTATTACAAGAAAAAGACGATTTATTCATATATGAAGAGGACCTAGGTTTGAGCTTAGACGGAGACTTAGTATTGGTTCATGTAGGAGTAAAAAACAAGGTGGTTGATGTCCTTGAACGTACAGTTAAGCAAATCGTTGTTCATGTGAAGAAAGTCAATCAAACCGTTATGTTTTTACCAATTAAACCTTTTAGACTTCAAATTGAAGTTGAAGAAAAGGATTTTATTGGTGGTGAAGTGCTACTAATTGAGATTCAAAGTTATGAAGGCAAGAAAGCCATTGGTCAGATTGTTCAATGTCTAGGGTTTGAAACCGATCCAGGGATGGATATATTAGAACTTGTTTATGAAGCCAACTGGCCTTATGAGTTTTCGCAAGAGACTTTAAAAGAAGCGGATGAGATTGAATCTATCGATACGATGCCAAGAAGAGTTGTTGAAAACGAACTTATTGTAACCATAGATGGAAAAGACGCTAAAGACTTAGATGATGCGATTAGTTTAAAGAAAGATGGGACCGACTATATACTGGCAGTTCATATAGCCGATGTAAGTGCCTATGTTAGACCCAACTCATTTATGGAAAAAGAAGCTTTTGAACGTACGACGTCTGTATACTTAGCAGACAGGGTCATTCCAATGTTACCAAGACGCTTATCAAACGACTTGTGTAGTTTAAATGCCGATACGTTAAAGAAATGCTTAAGTGTCACCATGCGACTAGATGCATATGGTAATCCAATCAGTCACCAAATTGAGCAGACATGGGTAAAAGTCAATTACCGTTTGAATTATGACGAAGTGAACGATTTCTTGGATAATGGGTCTTCTTTAGTTAATAAGGAAGTAGAACAAACCATTAAAGACATGTATCAACTATCCTATATTCTAGAAGAAAAAAGGGTAGACCGTGGCGCGTTAAACTTCAAGAGCTTAGAGTTTAAATATGAAACCGATGAGATGGGTCATATTATTGACATTCATCCTTACGTTACTGGCAAAGGCCAAGCTCTTATCGAGTCTTTTATGGTTTTAGCGAACGAAACTGTATCCCTTCATTTATCAAGTTTAGAACTACCTTGCATATACCGAGTCCATGATAAACCAGATCCAGACAAGCTTATTCAAGTCATGCAAATGGTAAAAGAGTTGGGATTAAAGATTCCAAAGGTTAATCATATTACGCCTAAAACACTTCAAAATATCTTAAATAAACTAGAAGGACATCCACTTGAATTAGTGTTCCATACACTATTTTTACGCTCAATGCAAAAAGCGGAGTATAGTGGAAAAAACATTGGACACTATGGATTAGCCTCTAAATACTATTCTCACTTTACTTCACCAATTAGAAGATATCCTGACCTTTTATTACACCGTTTAATCAAAGCATTCCTAATTGATACAACTGATTTTGATAAGAACTATCAATACTATGAAGCCTATGTTAATGTTGCATCTGAACGTTGCTCAGTGATGGAAAGAAAAGCGGATGAACTAGAAAGAGAAACCGATAAACTTAAAACCACTCAATTTATGGCGAATAAAGTTAATCAGTCTTTTAAGGCCGTTATTTCTAGTGTTACAAAAGCAGGATTATTTGTGCGTCTCGAAAACGGTATTGAAGGTTTATGTCCAATGCGAATGATGAATGATTACTACTATTTTGATGAAAAAGCATTGACGCTAAAGGGTAAAGATACTAAGCAACTCTTTAAGATTGGGCAAGAAGTAGAAGTAAAATTGAAAGATGTTGATGTTAAGTTGAGACAACTGACATTTATTGTAAAAGAGGAAAAAAAGTATGAAAGAAAATATAGTCGCCCAAAACAAAAAGGCAAGGCATGA
- the smpB gene encoding SsrA-binding protein SmpB, giving the protein MKENIVAQNKKARHDYFIEQTYEAGLQLKGTEIKSIRQHKANINDAFVTVKNGEIFIFNMHVAQYEHGNIFNHEETRTRKLLMHKKEILKLEAKSKEDGFTLIPLKLYFNEGLAKLEIAVAKGKKLFDKREDLKEKDAQRHMKKTLKDSFRR; this is encoded by the coding sequence ATGAAAGAAAATATAGTCGCCCAAAACAAAAAGGCAAGGCATGATTACTTCATAGAACAAACCTATGAAGCCGGCTTGCAGCTAAAGGGCACAGAAATTAAATCGATCCGTCAACACAAAGCCAATATAAACGATGCATTCGTGACGGTAAAAAATGGTGAGATATTCATTTTTAACATGCATGTTGCCCAATATGAACACGGCAATATCTTTAACCATGAAGAAACTAGAACTAGAAAATTATTAATGCATAAAAAAGAAATCCTCAAACTGGAAGCTAAATCTAAAGAAGATGGTTTCACATTAATCCCCCTAAAGCTTTATTTTAATGAAGGCTTAGCCAAGTTAGAAATCGCAGTGGCTAAGGGTAAAAAGTTGTTCGATAAACGCGAAGACTTGAAAGAAAAAGACGCCCAAAGACACATGAAGAA